The following proteins are co-located in the Vallicoccus soli genome:
- the speB gene encoding agmatinase: MARYGAMYGPDVTFLGVPRCDLGDPATYEGADVVVVGAPFDGGTSHRPGTRFGPQAIRTTDYLGHDGSRPSLALRTDGLRDLRVLDAGDVEMPSGHVERSLAALREAVARVARAGALPVVLGGDHAVAYADVSGVADVLGAGRVSMVHFDAHADTGDEEFGSLWGHGQPMRRLIESGALRGDRFLQVGLRGYWPGPEVLDWMAEQGLRSYEMTEVVHRGLDACLTEAMGIAVDGCDGVFLSVDIDVCDPGHAPGTGTPEPGGLTARELLDAVRRLCLELPVVGIDVVEVSPPYDHADVTAALANRVVLEALSAVTRRRRDAEDGTRWDPARPLLADRPDRRPGRDRG, translated from the coding sequence TGGCCCGCTACGGCGCGATGTACGGCCCCGACGTCACGTTCCTCGGGGTGCCGCGGTGCGACCTGGGCGACCCGGCGACGTACGAGGGCGCCGACGTCGTCGTCGTGGGTGCGCCGTTCGACGGGGGGACGTCGCACCGGCCGGGGACGCGCTTCGGCCCGCAGGCGATCCGGACGACGGACTACCTCGGGCACGACGGCTCGCGCCCGAGCCTCGCGCTGCGGACCGACGGCCTGCGCGACCTGCGGGTCCTCGACGCCGGGGACGTCGAGATGCCCTCGGGGCACGTCGAGCGGTCGCTGGCCGCGCTGCGGGAGGCCGTGGCGCGGGTGGCGCGGGCGGGCGCGCTGCCGGTGGTGCTCGGCGGGGACCACGCGGTGGCGTACGCCGACGTCAGCGGGGTGGCGGACGTGCTCGGCGCCGGGCGCGTGTCGATGGTCCACTTCGACGCGCACGCCGACACCGGCGACGAGGAGTTCGGCTCGCTGTGGGGGCACGGGCAGCCGATGCGCCGGCTCATCGAGTCCGGGGCGCTGCGGGGCGACCGGTTCCTCCAGGTCGGGCTGCGCGGCTACTGGCCCGGCCCGGAGGTGCTGGACTGGATGGCCGAGCAGGGGCTGCGCTCGTACGAGATGACCGAGGTCGTGCACCGCGGCCTCGACGCCTGCCTCACGGAGGCCATGGGCATCGCGGTCGACGGCTGCGACGGGGTGTTCCTGTCCGTCGACATCGACGTCTGCGACCCGGGGCACGCGCCGGGCACCGGGACGCCGGAGCCGGGCGGGCTCACGGCGCGCGAGCTGCTCGACGCCGTGCGCCGGCTGTGCCTCGAGCTGCCCGTCGTGGGGATCGACGTGGTCGAGGTGAGCCCTCCGTACGACCACGCCGACGTCACCGCCGCCCTCGCGAACCGGGTGGTCCTCGAGGCGCTCAGCGCCGTCACGCGGCGGCGGCGCGACGCCGAGGACGGGACGCGGTGGGACCCCGCGCGCCCGCTCCTGGCCGACCGGCCCGACCGGCGCCCGGGGCGGGACCGGGGCTAG
- a CDS encoding cystathionine gamma-synthase — MTDPRGDLADLGFETLALHAGQEADASTGAVVPPIHQVSTYKQDGVGGLRGGYEYSRSANPTRTALEECLAALDGGAKAMAFASGLAAEDTLLRTVCVPGDHVVIPGDAYGGTYRLFSQVLARWGVEHTPAGDDIDSLAAAVQSGRTKVVWVETPTNPLLSIVDVAAAAQVAHDAGALLVVDSTFASPYLQQPIALGADVVVHSTTKYMGGHSDVVGGALVAATQELGERLQYHQNAMGAVAGPFDSWLVLRGLKTLALRMERHSDNAEKVVDLLVSHPAVDQVLYPGLPTHPRHDVAARQMRRFGGMVSFRVTGGAEQALRVCERARLFTLAESLGGVESLIEHPARMTHQSAAGSPLEVPDDLVRLSVGVETADDLLADLSRALS, encoded by the coding sequence ATGACGGACCCGCGCGGAGACCTCGCCGACCTCGGCTTCGAGACGCTCGCCCTGCACGCCGGCCAGGAGGCCGACGCGTCGACCGGCGCGGTCGTGCCGCCCATCCACCAGGTGTCGACGTACAAGCAGGACGGCGTCGGCGGCCTGCGCGGCGGCTACGAGTACAGCCGCAGCGCGAACCCCACCCGCACCGCCCTGGAGGAGTGCCTCGCCGCGCTCGACGGCGGCGCGAAGGCGATGGCCTTCGCCAGCGGGCTCGCGGCGGAGGACACGCTGCTGCGCACCGTCTGCGTCCCCGGCGACCACGTGGTCATCCCCGGCGACGCGTACGGCGGGACGTACCGGCTGTTCTCGCAGGTCCTGGCGCGCTGGGGGGTCGAGCACACGCCGGCCGGGGACGACATCGACTCCCTCGCCGCGGCGGTGCAGTCGGGGCGCACCAAGGTCGTGTGGGTCGAGACGCCGACCAACCCGCTGCTCTCGATCGTCGACGTCGCGGCCGCCGCGCAGGTCGCGCACGACGCCGGCGCCCTGCTCGTCGTCGACTCGACCTTCGCCTCGCCGTACCTGCAGCAGCCGATCGCCCTCGGCGCCGACGTCGTCGTGCACTCGACGACGAAGTACATGGGCGGGCACAGCGACGTCGTCGGCGGCGCGCTCGTCGCCGCGACGCAGGAGCTGGGGGAGCGGCTGCAGTACCACCAGAACGCGATGGGCGCCGTCGCCGGGCCGTTCGACTCCTGGCTCGTGCTGCGCGGGCTCAAGACGCTGGCGCTGCGCATGGAGCGGCACAGCGACAACGCCGAGAAGGTCGTGGACCTGCTCGTGAGCCACCCCGCGGTGGACCAGGTGCTCTACCCCGGGCTCCCGACGCACCCGCGGCACGACGTGGCGGCGCGGCAGATGCGGCGCTTCGGCGGCATGGTGTCGTTCCGGGTCACCGGCGGCGCCGAGCAGGCGCTGCGGGTGTGCGAGCGGGCGCGGCTGTTCACCCTCGCGGAGTCGCTCGGCGGCGTCGAGTCGCTCATCGAGCACCCGGCGCGCATGACCCACCAGTCCGCCGCCGGGTCGCCGCTCGAGGTGCCCGACGACCTCGTGCGGCTCTCGGTCGGCGTGGAGACCGCCGACGACCTGCTCGCCGACCTGTCGCGGGCGCTGTCCTGA
- a CDS encoding glutamate mutase L yields the protein MSAACCVDVGSTWTKAALVDLADGALLGTAAHPTTSATDVLHGVDACVAELGARGAPLLLCSSAGGGLRLGVVGYERVVTAEAGHRVGLTAGARVVHVAAGRLDPAAVRALRADRPDLLLLVGGTDGGNAEVLLHNAARLARSRWRRPVVVAGNAAAADEVLGVLRAGGVPAEAVANVLPEIGTLEPAPARAAIRGAFLRHVIGGKGLSRGPRFARLVRAATPDAVLTGVEVLAGLAGPVLVVDVGGATTDVFSVVGPDEEHASDAPARREVVEQPPAARTVEGDLGLRWSAPGVVDAAAAERLLGPADDGLAAAAAARHDDPGLLPADPEGARVDARLAELAVTVALRRHARAGARDLWRVRLVVGSGGVLRHGDDALRRQVLAPATGDLAGGWRLPEGARTLVDARYVLAAAGLLAAEHPAAARGLLEAGLLGR from the coding sequence CTGAGCGCTGCCTGCTGCGTCGACGTCGGCTCGACCTGGACCAAGGCCGCGCTCGTCGACCTCGCCGACGGGGCGCTGCTGGGCACCGCGGCGCACCCGACGACGTCCGCCACTGACGTCCTGCACGGCGTCGACGCGTGCGTCGCCGAGCTCGGGGCGCGGGGCGCGCCGCTGCTGCTGTGCTCGTCGGCCGGCGGCGGGCTGCGGCTCGGGGTGGTCGGGTACGAGCGCGTGGTCACCGCGGAGGCGGGGCACCGGGTCGGGCTCACGGCGGGCGCGCGCGTCGTCCACGTGGCGGCCGGGCGGCTCGACCCCGCGGCCGTACGGGCGCTGCGGGCCGACCGGCCGGACCTGCTGCTGCTCGTGGGGGGCACCGACGGCGGGAACGCCGAGGTCCTCCTGCACAACGCGGCCCGCCTCGCGCGCTCGCGGTGGCGCCGCCCGGTCGTCGTCGCCGGGAACGCCGCCGCCGCGGACGAGGTGCTGGGGGTGCTGCGGGCCGGCGGGGTGCCCGCGGAGGCCGTCGCCAACGTGCTGCCCGAGATCGGGACGCTGGAGCCGGCGCCGGCGCGGGCAGCCATCCGCGGGGCGTTCCTGCGCCACGTCATCGGCGGCAAGGGGCTCTCGCGGGGCCCGCGGTTCGCCCGGCTGGTGCGCGCCGCGACCCCGGACGCGGTGCTCACCGGCGTCGAGGTGCTCGCTGGGCTCGCCGGGCCGGTGCTCGTCGTGGACGTGGGCGGCGCGACGACCGACGTGTTCTCGGTGGTCGGGCCGGACGAGGAGCACGCGTCGGACGCGCCCGCGCGGCGCGAGGTCGTGGAGCAGCCGCCGGCGGCGCGCACCGTCGAGGGGGACCTCGGGCTGCGCTGGAGCGCGCCCGGCGTCGTCGACGCCGCGGCTGCCGAGCGGCTGCTGGGCCCGGCCGACGACGGGCTGGCGGCGGCCGCCGCCGCGCGGCACGACGACCCCGGCCTGCTGCCCGCGGACCCGGAGGGGGCGCGGGTGGACGCGCGGCTCGCCGAGCTCGCCGTCACGGTCGCCCTGCGCCGCCACGCGCGGGCGGGCGCGCGCGACCTGTGGCGCGTGCGCCTCGTCGTCGGCTCCGGCGGGGTCCTGCGCCACGGCGACGACGCCCTGCGCCGGCAGGTCCTCGCCCCGGCGACCGGTGACCTGGCGGGCGGGTGGCGGCTCCCCGAGGGCGCGCGCACGCTCGTCGACGCCCGGTACGTCCTCGCCGCCGCCGGGCTGCTCGCGGCCGAGCACCCGGCCGCGGCGCGGGGGCTGCTGGAGGCGGGGCTGCTGGGGCGCTGA
- a CDS encoding ZIP family metal transporter, protein MPGWLEAGLWGLLGGGALVLGAAVAWFVRVPQRLIAAIMAFGAGVLISALSFELMQDAAETGGLGPTALGFLGGAVAYVLANVALARRGARHRKRSGDQQPSEGEQGGSGAAIAVGALLDGVPESVVLGTSLLGGGGVGVAVLAAVFISNVPEGLSSAAGMKRAGRSAAYVFGVWGGIALASAAAAAVGYAALADVPPSVLAAITAVAAGAILAMLADTMIPEAFERAQLSTGLITALGFLTAFALDQV, encoded by the coding sequence GTGCCGGGATGGCTCGAGGCGGGGCTGTGGGGCCTGCTCGGCGGCGGGGCGCTGGTCCTCGGTGCCGCCGTCGCCTGGTTCGTCCGGGTCCCGCAGCGGCTCATCGCCGCGATCATGGCGTTCGGCGCGGGCGTGCTCATCTCGGCGCTGTCGTTCGAGCTCATGCAGGACGCCGCGGAGACCGGGGGCCTCGGGCCCACGGCGCTCGGCTTCCTCGGCGGTGCCGTCGCGTACGTGCTCGCCAACGTCGCGCTCGCCCGGCGCGGCGCCCGCCACCGCAAGCGCTCCGGCGACCAGCAGCCGTCCGAGGGCGAGCAGGGCGGCAGCGGCGCGGCCATCGCCGTCGGCGCGCTGCTCGACGGCGTGCCCGAGTCGGTGGTGCTGGGCACGAGCCTGCTCGGCGGCGGGGGCGTCGGCGTCGCGGTGCTCGCTGCGGTGTTCATCAGCAACGTCCCCGAGGGGCTGTCCTCGGCGGCCGGCATGAAGCGGGCCGGGCGCTCCGCGGCGTACGTCTTCGGCGTCTGGGGCGGCATCGCCCTGGCCAGCGCCGCCGCCGCCGCGGTCGGGTACGCCGCCCTCGCCGACGTCCCGCCGTCGGTGCTCGCGGCGATCACCGCCGTCGCCGCGGGCGCGATACTCGCCATGCTCGCGGACACCATGATCCCCGAGGCCTTCGAGCGGGCGCAGCTCTCCACCGGGCTCATCACGGCGCTCGGCTTCCTCACGGCGTTCGCGCTGGACCAGGTGTGA
- a CDS encoding MFS transporter, translated as MRSPSNPFRSLPREVAVLAAVAFAVALGFGVVAPAIPLFAREFGVGRTAAGAVVSAFAAMRLASALLGGRLVDRYGERLVLATGIGIVAVSSLLAGLAQSYAQLLVLRGVGGVGSAMFTVSAVSLVLRVVGPDQRARAMGVYQGGFILGGIAGPAFGGALAGGSLRAPFFVYAATLAAAGAIGMVFLRAAHLGEAPAQGTAAPERTTLRQSLGLASYRAALVTNLGVGWVLLGLRASLLPLFVVEGLGRDPFWTGVGLVVSALGQAALLLPAGRVADTVGRRPAMLLGGVLAVGSTATLALSTSVVAYVLAMVAFGAGFAFLGTAPAAVVGDVAPGRGGTSVAAFQMASDLGAVVGPVLAGALADSVSYGAAWGASAGVLAAGLLLTAVMPETRRAAPAGPVAGHRPG; from the coding sequence GTGCGCTCCCCCTCCAACCCCTTCCGGAGCCTGCCCCGGGAGGTCGCCGTCCTCGCCGCGGTCGCGTTCGCGGTCGCCCTCGGCTTCGGCGTCGTCGCCCCGGCGATCCCGCTGTTCGCCCGCGAGTTCGGCGTCGGGCGCACCGCGGCCGGCGCGGTCGTGTCCGCGTTCGCCGCGATGCGCCTGGCCTCGGCGCTGCTCGGCGGCCGCCTCGTCGACCGGTACGGCGAGCGGCTCGTCCTCGCGACCGGCATCGGCATCGTCGCCGTGTCCAGCCTGCTCGCGGGCCTGGCGCAGTCGTACGCGCAGCTGCTCGTCCTGCGCGGGGTGGGCGGCGTCGGCTCGGCGATGTTCACCGTCTCCGCGGTGAGCCTGGTGCTGCGGGTCGTGGGGCCGGACCAGCGGGCGCGGGCGATGGGCGTCTACCAGGGCGGGTTCATCCTCGGCGGCATCGCGGGACCGGCCTTCGGCGGGGCGCTCGCGGGCGGGTCGCTGCGCGCGCCGTTCTTCGTCTACGCCGCGACGCTCGCGGCGGCGGGCGCGATCGGCATGGTCTTCCTGCGCGCCGCCCACCTCGGCGAGGCGCCGGCGCAGGGCACCGCCGCGCCGGAGCGCACGACGCTGCGGCAGTCGCTGGGGCTGGCCTCGTACCGCGCGGCGCTCGTCACCAACCTCGGCGTGGGCTGGGTGCTGCTGGGCTTGCGCGCGTCCCTGCTGCCGCTCTTCGTCGTCGAGGGGCTGGGCCGCGACCCGTTCTGGACGGGCGTCGGGCTCGTCGTGTCCGCCCTCGGGCAGGCCGCGCTGCTCCTGCCGGCCGGGCGGGTGGCGGACACCGTGGGCCGCCGCCCGGCGATGCTCCTCGGCGGGGTGCTGGCGGTCGGCTCGACCGCCACCCTCGCGCTGTCGACGTCCGTCGTCGCGTACGTCCTCGCCATGGTCGCCTTCGGCGCGGGCTTCGCCTTCCTCGGCACCGCACCGGCCGCGGTGGTCGGCGACGTGGCACCCGGCCGGGGCGGCACGTCCGTCGCGGCGTTCCAGATGGCGAGCGACCTCGGCGCCGTCGTCGGGCCGGTGCTCGCCGGCGCGCTCGCGGACTCGGTGTCGTACGGCGCCGCCTGGGGCGCCAGCGCCGGCGTCCTCGCGGCGGGCCTGCTGCTCACCGCGGTGATGCCCGAGACGCGCAGGGCGGCGCCCGCCGGTCCGGTTGCGGGGCACCGGCCGGGGTAG
- a CDS encoding vWA domain-containing protein, which translates to MSSPYRYGQFHEGPDPLAPPYDVRAAVDALGDGVLAGQTPREALRDLLRQGLQGRRGLDALRREARRRREEARSRGRLDGTLEEVRALLDRAVGEERAELFPDPSDDARFRETQLDALPADPARGVRELSSYEWRSPQARATFQELQDLLRREVLDSRFRGMKQAMESPDPQAMARVKDMLNDLNAMLEADARGEHTQEAFEGFMRRHGDLFPDDPQDLDELVDALARRAAAAERMMQSLTPEQRDELAALAAQALADLDLAQEMDRLSSALRQRRPDLDWQGRQRMRGDEPLGMGDATSALEDLADLEELEATLGQDYRGADLDDVDEEAVRRALGRSAVDDLRALKELERELERQGYLQREGGRLELTPRAVRRLGQTALRRVFADLDGAGRGGHDVHDAGAAGERTGATRPWRFGDEQPVDVVRTLSNAVRRTGGGRPIRLDVEDFEVVETERRTTAAVCLLVDLSYSMVLRDTWAAAKQTALALHSLATTQFPQDAVQLIGFSSYARPLRPAELAGLEADMVQGTNLQHALMLAGRFLDEHRGAEPVVMVVTDGEPTAHLLPDGRPWFAWPPEPETITATVAEVDRMTRRGAVLNVFLLDDDPRLRAFVQEVARRNGGRVLSPSPERLGAYVVDDYLRSRRGRRGRGRRAS; encoded by the coding sequence ATGAGCAGCCCCTACCGCTACGGGCAGTTCCACGAGGGGCCGGACCCCCTCGCCCCCCCGTACGACGTGCGGGCGGCGGTCGACGCCCTCGGCGACGGCGTCCTCGCGGGGCAGACGCCCCGCGAGGCCCTGCGCGACCTGCTGCGCCAGGGCCTGCAGGGGCGCAGGGGCCTGGACGCGCTGCGCCGCGAGGCGCGGCGCCGGCGCGAGGAGGCGCGCTCGCGCGGGCGGCTCGACGGCACGCTGGAGGAGGTGCGCGCGCTGCTCGACCGCGCCGTCGGCGAGGAGCGGGCCGAGCTCTTCCCCGACCCGTCCGACGACGCGCGGTTCCGCGAGACCCAGCTCGACGCCCTGCCCGCCGACCCGGCGCGGGGGGTGCGCGAGCTCTCGTCGTACGAGTGGCGCTCCCCGCAGGCCCGGGCGACCTTCCAGGAGCTGCAGGACCTGCTGCGCCGCGAGGTCCTCGACTCCCGCTTCCGCGGGATGAAGCAGGCGATGGAGTCGCCCGACCCGCAGGCGATGGCGCGGGTCAAGGACATGCTCAACGACCTCAACGCGATGCTCGAGGCGGACGCCCGCGGCGAGCACACCCAGGAGGCGTTCGAGGGGTTCATGCGCCGGCACGGGGACCTCTTCCCCGACGACCCGCAGGACCTCGACGAGCTCGTGGACGCCCTCGCCCGGCGGGCCGCCGCCGCCGAGCGGATGATGCAGTCGCTCACCCCCGAGCAGCGCGACGAGCTCGCCGCGCTCGCCGCGCAGGCCCTCGCCGACCTCGACCTGGCGCAGGAGATGGACCGGCTCTCCTCCGCGCTGCGCCAGCGGCGCCCCGACCTGGACTGGCAGGGCCGCCAGCGGATGCGCGGCGACGAGCCGCTGGGCATGGGCGACGCGACGTCCGCGCTGGAGGACCTCGCCGACCTCGAGGAGCTCGAGGCGACGCTCGGGCAGGACTACCGCGGCGCCGACCTCGACGACGTCGACGAGGAGGCGGTCCGCCGGGCGCTGGGTCGCTCGGCGGTCGACGACCTGCGCGCGCTCAAGGAGCTCGAGCGCGAGCTGGAGCGCCAGGGCTACCTGCAGCGCGAGGGCGGCCGGCTCGAGCTCACCCCGCGCGCGGTGCGGCGCCTGGGGCAGACCGCGCTGCGCCGCGTCTTCGCCGACCTCGACGGCGCGGGCCGCGGCGGGCACGACGTGCACGACGCGGGGGCCGCCGGCGAGCGGACCGGCGCGACCCGGCCGTGGCGCTTCGGCGACGAGCAGCCGGTCGACGTGGTCCGCACGCTCTCCAACGCGGTCCGGCGCACCGGCGGCGGGCGCCCGATCCGGCTCGACGTCGAGGACTTCGAGGTCGTGGAGACCGAGCGGCGCACGACCGCGGCCGTGTGCCTGCTCGTCGACCTGTCGTACTCGATGGTCCTGCGCGACACCTGGGCCGCGGCCAAGCAGACCGCGCTCGCCCTGCACAGCCTGGCCACGACGCAGTTCCCGCAGGACGCGGTCCAGCTCATCGGGTTCTCGTCGTACGCCCGCCCGCTGCGGCCCGCGGAGCTGGCCGGGCTCGAGGCGGACATGGTGCAGGGCACGAACCTGCAGCACGCGCTCATGCTCGCCGGCCGGTTCCTCGACGAGCACCGCGGCGCCGAGCCGGTCGTCATGGTGGTGACCGACGGCGAGCCGACGGCGCACCTGCTGCCGGACGGTCGGCCGTGGTTCGCCTGGCCGCCGGAGCCGGAGACCATCACGGCGACGGTCGCGGAGGTCGACCGGATGACCCGCCGCGGCGCGGTGCTCAACGTCTTCCTCCTCGACGACGACCCGCGGCTGCGCGCCTTCGTGCAGGAGGTCGCGCGGCGCAACGGCGGGCGGGTGCTCTCCCCGTCGCCGGAGCGGCTCGGGGCGTACGTCGTCGACGACTACCTGCGGTCGCGGCGCGGGCGGCGCGGGCGGGGGCGGCGGGCGTCCTGA
- a CDS encoding sigma 54-interacting transcriptional regulator has product MTRPRTLGELRASGHAHKTVKQEIRDNLVARMRAGLTTAERWPGIVGFDETVLPHVERALLAGHDVVLLGARGQGKTRLIRTIVGLLDEWTPVVAGSETNEHPYEPITPASRRRAAELGDALPVEWLHRSERYGEKLATPDTSVGDLIGDVDPVKVAEGRALGDPETVHYGLVPRTNRGVFAVNELPDLAERIQVSLLNVLEERDIQVRGYQLRLPLDLLVVASANPEDYTNRGRIITPLKDRFGAEVRTHYPLRLDDEVALLEQEAQLEAVVPRHLLEVVARFTRAVRESPSVDSRSGVSARFAVAGAETVAASALRRAAIAGEDRPVARVADLAGMPETLQGKVEFEVDDEGREREVLDHLLRRATAETFRRRLGASDLSGLIARFDEGLVVESGELVPSSTLLEQLGPLPGLAHLLERLGMDDAAEEPALAASAVEFAMEGLFLNRRIAKDAVPGRTVYGAA; this is encoded by the coding sequence GTGACCCGACCGAGGACCCTCGGCGAGCTCCGCGCGAGCGGGCACGCCCACAAGACCGTCAAGCAGGAGATCCGCGACAACCTGGTCGCGCGCATGCGCGCCGGCCTCACCACCGCCGAGCGCTGGCCCGGCATCGTCGGCTTCGACGAGACCGTCCTCCCCCACGTCGAGCGGGCCCTGCTCGCCGGCCACGACGTCGTCCTGCTCGGCGCCCGGGGCCAGGGCAAGACCCGCCTCATCCGCACCATCGTCGGCCTGCTCGACGAGTGGACGCCCGTCGTGGCGGGGTCCGAGACCAACGAGCACCCGTACGAGCCCATCACCCCCGCCTCGCGCCGCCGCGCGGCCGAGCTCGGCGACGCGCTGCCCGTGGAGTGGCTGCACCGCTCGGAGCGCTACGGCGAGAAGCTCGCGACGCCCGACACCTCGGTCGGCGACCTCATCGGCGACGTAGACCCGGTCAAGGTGGCCGAGGGCCGCGCGCTCGGCGACCCCGAGACCGTGCACTACGGCCTGGTGCCGCGCACCAACCGCGGGGTCTTCGCCGTGAACGAGCTGCCCGACCTCGCCGAGCGCATCCAGGTCTCGCTGCTCAACGTGCTCGAGGAGCGCGACATCCAGGTCCGCGGCTACCAGCTGCGCCTGCCGCTGGACCTGCTCGTCGTGGCCAGCGCCAACCCCGAGGACTACACCAACCGCGGGCGCATCATCACCCCGCTCAAGGACCGCTTCGGCGCCGAGGTGCGCACGCACTACCCGCTGCGGCTCGACGACGAGGTGGCCCTGCTGGAGCAGGAGGCGCAGCTCGAGGCGGTCGTCCCGCGGCACCTGCTCGAGGTCGTCGCCCGCTTCACCCGCGCGGTGCGCGAGTCGCCGTCGGTGGACTCCCGCTCGGGGGTGTCGGCGCGCTTCGCCGTCGCCGGCGCCGAGACCGTCGCGGCCAGCGCGCTGCGCCGCGCGGCCATCGCCGGCGAGGACCGCCCCGTCGCGCGCGTCGCCGACCTCGCCGGGATGCCCGAGACGCTGCAGGGCAAGGTCGAGTTCGAGGTGGACGACGAGGGCCGCGAGCGCGAGGTGCTCGACCACCTGCTGCGCCGGGCCACCGCGGAGACCTTCCGCCGCCGGCTGGGCGCCTCCGACCTGTCCGGGCTCATCGCGCGCTTCGACGAGGGCCTCGTCGTGGAGAGCGGCGAGCTCGTGCCGTCCTCGACGCTGCTCGAGCAGCTCGGCCCGCTGCCCGGCCTCGCGCACCTGCTCGAGCGCCTCGGCATGGACGACGCCGCGGAGGAGCCGGCGCTCGCGGCGAGCGCCGTGGAGTTCGCGATGGAGGGCCTGTTCCTCAACCGGCGCATCGCCAAGGACGCGGTCCCGGGCCGCACGGTGTACGGCGCGGCATGA
- the ilvA gene encoding threonine ammonia-lyase — protein sequence MVVPAVVLDDVLAARELLRGVARRTPLEGSRPLSEAVGGPVHLKCENLQRAGSFKIRGAYTRIARLPAHERALGVVAASAGNHAQGVALAASLLGAAATVVMPVGAAIPKVEATRAYGAEVVLAGTTVDEALDVARERAAATGASLIHPFDHQDVVAGQGTLGLEVLEQCPDVRTLLVCTGGGGLLAGTAVAVKALRPDVRVVGVQAAAAAAWPGSLRAGRPVALPRMATMADGIAVGRPGEVPFGLVRDLVDEVVTVQEATLSRALLLCLERAKLVVEPAGAAAVAALLEDPGRYEPPVVAVLSGGNVDPLLMVRVLRHGLAVAGRYLAVRVRLLDRAGSLAGVLQEVAATGASVLEVEHVRTDSRLSVDEVEAVVRLETRGAEHAEEVVARLRAAGHVVERA from the coding sequence GTGGTGGTCCCTGCCGTGGTGCTCGACGACGTGCTCGCGGCCCGCGAGCTGCTGCGCGGGGTCGCCCGGCGCACCCCGCTCGAGGGCAGCCGGCCCCTGTCCGAGGCCGTGGGCGGCCCGGTCCACCTCAAGTGCGAGAACCTGCAGCGGGCCGGCTCCTTCAAGATCCGGGGGGCGTACACCCGCATCGCCCGGCTCCCGGCGCACGAGCGCGCGCTCGGCGTCGTCGCGGCCAGCGCCGGCAACCACGCGCAGGGCGTCGCCCTCGCCGCCTCGCTGCTCGGCGCCGCCGCCACCGTGGTCATGCCCGTCGGCGCGGCGATCCCCAAGGTCGAGGCCACCCGGGCGTACGGCGCCGAGGTCGTCCTCGCCGGCACCACCGTGGACGAGGCGCTCGACGTGGCGCGCGAGCGGGCGGCCGCGACGGGCGCCTCGCTCATCCACCCCTTCGACCACCAGGACGTCGTCGCCGGCCAGGGCACGCTGGGCCTCGAGGTGCTCGAGCAGTGCCCGGACGTGCGCACCCTCCTCGTGTGCACCGGCGGGGGCGGGCTGCTGGCCGGCACGGCGGTCGCCGTCAAGGCCCTGCGGCCGGACGTGCGGGTCGTCGGGGTGCAGGCGGCGGCCGCGGCGGCCTGGCCGGGCTCGCTGCGCGCGGGCCGCCCGGTCGCCCTGCCGCGGATGGCGACGATGGCCGACGGCATCGCGGTCGGCCGCCCGGGCGAGGTGCCCTTCGGCCTGGTCCGCGACCTCGTCGACGAGGTCGTGACCGTGCAGGAGGCGACGCTCTCGCGGGCCCTGCTGCTGTGCCTCGAGCGCGCGAAGCTGGTCGTGGAGCCGGCGGGCGCCGCGGCCGTGGCCGCCCTGCTCGAGGACCCGGGCCGGTACGAGCCCCCCGTGGTCGCCGTGCTCTCCGGCGGCAACGTCGACCCGCTGCTCATGGTCCGCGTGCTGCGCCACGGGCTCGCGGTGGCCGGGCGCTACCTCGCGGTGCGGGTGCGCCTGCTCGACCGGGCCGGCTCGCTGGCCGGGGTCCTGCAGGAGGTCGCCGCCACGGGCGCCAGCGTGCTGGAGGTCGAGCACGTGCGCACCGACTCCCGGCTGTCCGTGGACGAGGTCGAGGCGGTGGTGCGCCTGGAGACGCGCGGCGCGGAGCACGCCGAGGAGGTCGTGGCCCGGCTGCGCGCCGCGGGGCACGTGGTCGAGCGCGCCTGA